The nucleotide window CACGATGTCATAATGGAAATTGTGAGGAAGAGGGTTGTGGATCTAGTGGTAGTGTCGGAGCCTAATGTTAGGAAGATGCAGGATGAGAGTTGGCTGCATGATGCTACTTACAGTACGGCTGTATGTAGTTTCAATAGTAATATTCCAATTGTACGACATGGTGCTGGTTTGGGGCACGTATGGCTAGAGACTGCAGACATTCTAGTTTGCAGTGTATATGGGTCCCCAAATGTTGAGCTTGGCGTCTTTGAAGAAACTTTGGACGAATTGAGTAGGCTGAGAAATGCTGTGTGTAAGGATGTATTTATATGTGGTGACTTCAATGCCAAGAATGCTGCGTGTGGCGATGGTGTTACAGATAGACGGGGACTACTTTTAAAAGAGGTGATGGCGGGTTTGGGACTCATTTGTCTCAATGATGGTGAGTTACCAACCCTAG belongs to Lycorma delicatula isolate Av1 chromosome 1, ASM4794821v1, whole genome shotgun sequence and includes:
- the LOC142317623 gene encoding uncharacterized protein LOC142317623, which translates into the protein MVRLLQVNMNKSLASHDVIMEIVRKRVVDLVVVSEPNVRKMQDESWLHDATYSTAVCSFNSNIPIVRHGAGLGHVWLETADILVCSVYGSPNVELGVFEETLDELSRLRNAVCKDVFICGDFNAKNAACGDGVTDRRGLLLKEVMAGLGLICLNDVYEEIAYDD